The Halobacterium hubeiense genome contains the following window.
GTGTCGCGCCACCGGTCGAAGCTCCTGCAGAACAGCCAGCTACACGAAGCCATCGCGGCGCGCCGCGACGACCCCGCCGCGCTCGTGGAGCGACACCGATGAGCCGCGCCGACCGCGTGCGCGACGCGCTCCCGGACCGGCTCGCGGCGCTCGTCTCCACGGTGCGGTTCGGGCAGTTCGTCTCCGTCGGCGCTGTCGGCGCCGTCTTCGACCTGACGACGCTCGTCGTGCTGACCGAACTGTTCGGCGTGCCGGCGGCCGTCGCGAACGCCGTCAGCATCGAGACCGCGATTCTCGTGATGTTCGTGGTCAACGAGCGCTGGACGTTCGCCGAGCACGGCGACAGCGGCCTGCGCTCGGTCGGCCGGCGGCTCGTCCGCTCGCACGTCGTCCGCGCGGGC
Protein-coding sequences here:
- a CDS encoding GtrA family protein encodes the protein MSRADRVRDALPDRLAALVSTVRFGQFVSVGAVGAVFDLTTLVVLTELFGVPAAVANAVSIETAILVMFVVNERWTFAEHGDSGLRSVGRRLVRSHVVRAGGSTLQYVLFVAVFYNVAVEFSVAGVDLWLVVVKGGAIGVAMLVNYVFESLFTWRVHEE